From Salmo salar chromosome ssa04, Ssal_v3.1, whole genome shotgun sequence, one genomic window encodes:
- the LOC106603598 gene encoding very-long-chain 3-oxoacyl-CoA reductase-B isoform X1, with protein sequence MDTVSDSMLARGLVFIGGFTVLYYMLKWSWICWCGFRVYVLSKVWQTDLKAYGQWAVVTGATSGIGKAYANELARRGLDIVLVSRSKDKLHIVAKEIESQHGRQTQIIQTDFTEGHDIYPAIAEALRDLDIGILVNNVGMNYSDKLVHFLDIPNPEQRTTQVINCNILSVTQMTRLVLPRMVARGNGLIINMSSEAGAQPQPMLSLYSATKIFVTYFSRSLNSEYKSQGITVQCVAPFMVSTNMTHNLPPNLLLKSASAFAREALNTVGYSSYTSGCVSHALQNIALSIFFPDWLRLSSYCVKQTEKFAQSIQKKNYEMTERSASKED encoded by the exons ATGGATACTGTATCAGACTCGATGCTTGCGAGGGGACTGGTGTTCATAGGTGGCTTCACAGTGCTGTATTACATGCTAAAATGGTCCTGGATTTGCTGGTGTGGATTCAGAGTGTATGTGCTGTCAAAAGTTTGGCAAACTGATTTAAAGGCATATGGACAATGGGCAG TTGTCACAGGGGCTACCTCAGGGATTGGCAAAGCTTACGCAAATGAG TTGGCCAGAAGAGGTCTGGACATTGTACTGGTCAGCCGGTCAAAAGATAAACTCCACATTGTTGCCAAGGAGATTG AGAGCCAACATGGACGCCAGACCCAGATCATCCAGACAGACTTCACAGAGGGCCATGACATCTACCCTGCTATAGCTGAGGCACTACGGGACCTGGACATAGGCATCCTTG TTAACAATGTAGGCATGAACTATTCTGACAAGTTGGTACATTTCCTGGACATTCCCAACCCTGAGCAG AGAACCACCCAGGTGATCAACTGTAACATCCTCTCTGTCACCCAG ATGACCAGACTGGTTCTCCCACGCATGGTTGCAAG AGGGAACGGTCTGATCATCAACATGTCTTCTGAGGCAGGTGCTCAACCACAAcccatgctgtctctctactcCGCCACCAAG ATTTTTGTGACATATTTTTCCAGATCCCTGAATTCAGAGTACAAGTCACAGGGAATAACAGTTCAG TGTGTAGCTCCCTTTATGGTGTCCACTAACATGACCCACAACTTGCCCCCCAACCTGTTGTTGAAGAGTGCCAGTGCTTTTGCCCGTGAAGCTCTGAACACAGTGGGTTACTCTAGCTACACCAGCGGCTGTGTCTCTCACGCTCTTCAA AACATTGCTTTGTCCATTTTCTTCCCTGATTGGCTGCGCCTTTCATCCTACTGTGTGAAGCAGACAGAGAAATTTGCACAGAGCAtacagaaaaaaaattatgaaatgacaGAACGTTCTGCAAGCAAAGAGGACTAA
- the LOC106603598 gene encoding very-long-chain 3-oxoacyl-CoA reductase isoform X2, with translation MDTVSDSMLARGLVFIGGFTVLYYMLKWSWICWCGFRVYVLSKVWQTDLKAYGQWAVVTGATSGIGKAYANELARRGLDIVLVSRSKDKLHIVAKEIESQHGRQTQIIQTDFTEGHDIYPAIAEALRDLDIGILVNNVGMNYSDKLVHFLDIPNPEQRTTQVINCNILSVTQMTRLVLPRMVARGNGLIINMSSEAGAQPQPMLSLYSATKIFVTYFSRSLNSEYKSQGITVQSASAFAREALNTVGYSSYTSGCVSHALQNIALSIFFPDWLRLSSYCVKQTEKFAQSIQKKNYEMTERSASKED, from the exons ATGGATACTGTATCAGACTCGATGCTTGCGAGGGGACTGGTGTTCATAGGTGGCTTCACAGTGCTGTATTACATGCTAAAATGGTCCTGGATTTGCTGGTGTGGATTCAGAGTGTATGTGCTGTCAAAAGTTTGGCAAACTGATTTAAAGGCATATGGACAATGGGCAG TTGTCACAGGGGCTACCTCAGGGATTGGCAAAGCTTACGCAAATGAG TTGGCCAGAAGAGGTCTGGACATTGTACTGGTCAGCCGGTCAAAAGATAAACTCCACATTGTTGCCAAGGAGATTG AGAGCCAACATGGACGCCAGACCCAGATCATCCAGACAGACTTCACAGAGGGCCATGACATCTACCCTGCTATAGCTGAGGCACTACGGGACCTGGACATAGGCATCCTTG TTAACAATGTAGGCATGAACTATTCTGACAAGTTGGTACATTTCCTGGACATTCCCAACCCTGAGCAG AGAACCACCCAGGTGATCAACTGTAACATCCTCTCTGTCACCCAG ATGACCAGACTGGTTCTCCCACGCATGGTTGCAAG AGGGAACGGTCTGATCATCAACATGTCTTCTGAGGCAGGTGCTCAACCACAAcccatgctgtctctctactcCGCCACCAAG ATTTTTGTGACATATTTTTCCAGATCCCTGAATTCAGAGTACAAGTCACAGGGAATAACAGTTCAG AGTGCCAGTGCTTTTGCCCGTGAAGCTCTGAACACAGTGGGTTACTCTAGCTACACCAGCGGCTGTGTCTCTCACGCTCTTCAA AACATTGCTTTGTCCATTTTCTTCCCTGATTGGCTGCGCCTTTCATCCTACTGTGTGAAGCAGACAGAGAAATTTGCACAGAGCAtacagaaaaaaaattatgaaatgacaGAACGTTCTGCAAGCAAAGAGGACTAA